The Marinobacter szutsaonensis sequence TTCCAGGTTGACCAGAGTGCCATCGCCTTCGGCAAAGCTGGCTGCCGGCAGTGAGAAGGTTGCCCGGTTCAGCGTGGGTGTGCGCTGATGGTCCAGCACCACCAACGCCTCTACCCTCGCCAGGGCTTTATCGACCAAGGCTTCGGGCAGTCGCTGGTAGAGGTCATTCTCCAGGATCACCGCCGCATCGGCGCTTCCGTCCGTCATCTGGTCCAATGCCCACTCCAGGGACTGGCCGCCGAGTAATGCCAGGCCGGTGCTGTTCACTTCCCGGCGCACAAACAGCAGCCCGCCATTTTTTGCCCTCCGGGCCAGGGCCCGGGCAATGTTTCCGGCGGCCCGGATGATGGCCGGGGAGTCCAGGGCACCGCCACTGACCACCAGCGGACGGTCAGCAGCCATAAGTCCGCGGGCAATTTCCCTGGCCCGGGAACCTAGCGGCTCGGCCAGGTCCGGCACGCCAGGGGCGGACGGGTCGATGGCGTGGGCCACCGCAAACCCGAGCCGGGCAATGTCGTCCGGGGCCAGAGCCAAACGGCTCCGGGCAAGGGCGTCCAGCTCGGTTTCTGCCGGATAAACAATAAACAGCGGCTGACGATGATCCTGTGCCAGGGTTTTCATGGCATCGGCATGCCAACGGGGAATACCCAGCTTGGCGGCATACTCCGCCGGCGGCGCGGTAATCGCCTGGCGAATGGACAGACCAAGCCTGGGCGCACTTTCCATGGGATCCTCGCCCAGCACAAGTACGGCATCGTGCCCTTCCACCTCCCGGAGCGTGGGCGCTGGCAGCCCACACGTTCGGCCCTGTTCATCCATCAGGTGGATGCAGGTCTGCTCGCTCTCATTGATACCGGTGGAAAAGTTGACCTCGCCCACCAGTTCCCGCAGCTGATGATTGCTTTCCAGGCTGGCCCGGGGCGAGCCGACGCCGATGATCCGGTTAGCGTGGCGCAGTGCCTCCGTTATCCGGGCCAGGGCCGCATCCACCCCGAGTTCCTCCGGCTCCTGCTCACGTTCCTGCACTGGCCTGAACTCCGGCACCCTGGGCCGGTCCTGGCGGTTCACATAGCCATAGCCGAAGCGGCCCAGATCACACAGGAAATATCCGTTCACCTCACCGTGATAGCGGTTCTCGATCCGCCGGATGTCGCCATAGCGTTCGCCCGGGCTTATGTTGCACCCCACCGCACACTGGTGGCATATGCCCGGCGCGAACTGCAGGTCCCATTTGCGGGTGTAGTGGTCGGAATGGCTCTGGTCGGTAAAGACACCGGTTGGGCAGACTTCGGTCAGGTTGCCGGCAAAGCGGCTTTCCAGGGTGCCCTCCTGATGCCGCCCGAAATAGACATTGTCCTTGGCCCCGAAGGCACCCAGATCAGTCCCGCCAGCGTAGTCGTTGTAAAAGCGGACGCAGCGGTAGCAGGTAATGCACCGGTTCATTTCGTGGGCAATGAAAGGGCCCAGGTACTGATTGCGACGGGTCCGCTTTCGGAACCTGTAGCGGCGACGGTCATGACCGGTCATCACGGTCATGTCCTGGAGGTGGCAGTGGCCGCCTTCCTCGCACACCGGGCAATCGTGGGGATGGTTGATCATCAGCCATTCCACGACACTGGCTCGAAACGCCCGGGCCTCTTCGTCTTCAATATCAATGCGGGTGCCGTCGGCGGCCGGCGTCATACAGGACATCACCAGCATCCCCCTGTCGTCCTCGCTGTCCTTGTACTGGCGTACCGCGCACTGGCGGCAGGCGCCGACGCTGCCCATGGCCGGGTGCCAGCAGAAATAGGGGATGTCCAGGCCCAGGGACAGGCAGGCCTGAAGCAGGTTGTCTGCCCCGTCCACTTCGTAGCTCTGGCCGTCCACGTGAATGGTTGCCATGGTGCCGGTTTACTCCCTGTTGGCCGCGAGTGTTCGTTTCATACTTGCCCCGCCGGTATGGAATCGGCATGGAAATTTCCCTTCGGGTCGCCCACACCCTGTTCGAATTCATGCCGGAAATGCCGCAACGCGGTCTGAAGCGGCATGGCCGCGCCTGGCGCATGGGCACAGAAGGTCAGACCCGGGCCGCAATCGGCCGCCAGCTTTTCCAGCAATTCCACATCGCCGGCTTCACCCTCGCCCCGCTCCAGAGCCAGCAACAGCTTCACGGTCCAGGGCAGCCCATCCCGGCAGGGCGTGCACCAGCCGCAGGATTCGCGGGCAAAGAACTCTTCCAGGTTGCGCATCAACGCGACCATGCTCTGATCCTCGGTCACCACCGTAATCAGGCCGGTGCCCAGGCGGCTGCCTTCCTTGCCCACAGTGTCGAAATCCAGGGGCAGACCCAGGTGTTCCGGCAAAAGGAAGCCGGTGCTGGCGCCCCCGGGCAGCCAGGCCTTGAGCTTCCTGCCCTCCCGCAAACCACCGGCCAGTTCCAGCAGCTCCCGGCCGGAGGTGCCGATGGGCAGTTCCCAGAGTCCGGGGCGGTTCACCAGCCCCGAAGCGCCGTACAGTTTGGTGCCGCCATCCCCGGTGCGATCCCCCGACAGTTCCTGGTACCACTCCGCGCCACGAAGCATCACCGCGGGCACGTTGCACAGGGTTTCCACGTTGTTCACTACTGTAGGCTTGCCCCAGGCCCCCGACTGGCCGGGAAACGGAGGCTTGGCCCGGGGATTGGCCCGGTGGCCCTCCAGCGAGTTGAGCAGGGCGGTTTCCTCGCCGCAGATGTAGCGCCCGGCTCCGGTGTGCAGGGCAATATCAAAATCAAAGCCGCTGCCGGCGACATCCGGACCCAGCCAACCGGCCTCCCGGGCATCGGCAAGCGCTGCGGTGAGAACCCGGGCCGACTCCACGTACTCTCCGCGCAGGAAGATGTAGCCATACCGGGCGTTGTTGGCGAAGGCCGCCAGAATCATGCCCTCAATCAATAGATGGGGCTGCTGCTCCATCAGCAGGCGATCCTTGAAGGTGCCCGGCTCCATCTCATCGGCATTGCAGACGATGTACCCTCGGGGAATGTCACCCCCCTGCAGGGTGAGGCTCCATTTCAGGCCGGCGGAGAAGCCCGCGCCACCGCGCCCGCGCACGTTGGCCTCCTTCATGGCGGCGATGACGGCGCCGGGATCCCGCCCGTTCAGAACCTGCGAGACTGCCTGATAGCCTTCTTTCGATTCGTACTCTTTCAGGCCCACCACCTGACCATCATCCCGCAGTCGCCAGGTCAGCGGATGGGTGTCCGGCGAGCGCTCGTCGGCGGACTGCAGCATGCGGCTTCTGTAGATCGGGGACTGGCGCTGGCTGTTCACGGGTAGCCCTCCAGAATGTCTGCCAGATCCTCTTCGCCCACGGGGCCGTATACGTCGTCGCCGATCATCATGGCTGGCCCACCATCGCAGGCACCCAGACAGCAAACCGGCAACAGGGTGAAGCGACC is a genomic window containing:
- the nuoG gene encoding NADH-quinone oxidoreductase subunit NuoG translates to MATIHVDGQSYEVDGADNLLQACLSLGLDIPYFCWHPAMGSVGACRQCAVRQYKDSEDDRGMLVMSCMTPAADGTRIDIEDEEARAFRASVVEWLMINHPHDCPVCEEGGHCHLQDMTVMTGHDRRRYRFRKRTRRNQYLGPFIAHEMNRCITCYRCVRFYNDYAGGTDLGAFGAKDNVYFGRHQEGTLESRFAGNLTEVCPTGVFTDQSHSDHYTRKWDLQFAPGICHQCAVGCNISPGERYGDIRRIENRYHGEVNGYFLCDLGRFGYGYVNRQDRPRVPEFRPVQEREQEPEELGVDAALARITEALRHANRIIGVGSPRASLESNHQLRELVGEVNFSTGINESEQTCIHLMDEQGRTCGLPAPTLREVEGHDAVLVLGEDPMESAPRLGLSIRQAITAPPAEYAAKLGIPRWHADAMKTLAQDHRQPLFIVYPAETELDALARSRLALAPDDIARLGFAVAHAIDPSAPGVPDLAEPLGSRAREIARGLMAADRPLVVSGGALDSPAIIRAAGNIARALARRAKNGGLLFVRREVNSTGLALLGGQSLEWALDQMTDGSADAAVILENDLYQRLPEALVDKALARVEALVVLDHQRTPTLNRATFSLPAASFAEGDGTLVNLEGRAQRFFQVFEPGYLRPEARIHESWRWLHGLSAKLNGETPGDITLDQVTLACSRACPDLELITAAAPDAGFRIEGLRLAREPHRYSGRTAMRANRSVSEPRVPQDPDTALAFSMEGYSGFRHPHQQVPFAWAPGWNSPQAWNKFTDEVGGHLRGGDPGIRLLEPQPGHYHYDGDIPAAYQPSGTDYRAIVLPRLFGGEETSALAEPIRQRMETPVLLLSVTDATALGAELGGLVTVTGGQACVTLPARVQQDWPRGLVGLPAGCAPAGIADGPVTLTAGPGSTPGAACEVRP
- the nuoF gene encoding NADH-quinone oxidoreductase subunit NuoF, producing MLQSADERSPDTHPLTWRLRDDGQVVGLKEYESKEGYQAVSQVLNGRDPGAVIAAMKEANVRGRGGAGFSAGLKWSLTLQGGDIPRGYIVCNADEMEPGTFKDRLLMEQQPHLLIEGMILAAFANNARYGYIFLRGEYVESARVLTAALADAREAGWLGPDVAGSGFDFDIALHTGAGRYICGEETALLNSLEGHRANPRAKPPFPGQSGAWGKPTVVNNVETLCNVPAVMLRGAEWYQELSGDRTGDGGTKLYGASGLVNRPGLWELPIGTSGRELLELAGGLREGRKLKAWLPGGASTGFLLPEHLGLPLDFDTVGKEGSRLGTGLITVVTEDQSMVALMRNLEEFFARESCGWCTPCRDGLPWTVKLLLALERGEGEAGDVELLEKLAADCGPGLTFCAHAPGAAMPLQTALRHFRHEFEQGVGDPKGNFHADSIPAGQV